GTACTGGCATTCTGGAGTTTGTTTCTGAGCTGAATTCTCCTTGTAAAAAGAggggaagaaacaaaggaaaccttAACTTGTATTAATGTCTACTTTCTTCTCCACCCGGCTTTAAAATACTCCTGTTGTTGGTACCGTGCTGCAGGGTTATGTGTTAGATAAACTATTATTAATGGTGTGTGGGCATTCATTCCTAACACCTCTTGTAACGAAAACAAGAACCATGGTACCTCACATCACAGTGTTGGTAGAAATAGAACTAAACCAGTCTTTAGTCCCAGGAGTCCAGCTCAGATCTTTGTACTTGCTTGGGAGGTTGGTTTTCTGATTATCTGTTTTGCCTTCAAACATTACAGACAGGTTTAAAATAAAGAGGTTATAGAAAGAGAAagctttctttttatgtctgaggaTTTTTTTAAGCTGACAACTTACGTTTATGAGCATAAGAGGAGGAAAATCTCCCCATGATGGTCTTGTCCCAAACTGCATCTTCAGctttaatgtctggctttgtAACTTGCAGCCTGACTGTCTAATCTATAGTAGACTTTTGAAGAGGTGGCACCGGATATAAAATGTCTCTGTTATTTTTAGAATTAGTGGATTAAAATGTTTTGCTACTTAATTTGTGGGTGTGTCAAATATTCTGGTAACTAAAGCACACCTAGGGTGTTGGATGCACACCTCAGCATGCTGCGCTGTCTCTGCTAACATGTGTGTCCTGGGCTCACCCTGTTCTCACCCTTGGCTTCCCTGGGTGCCAGACCCCTGAGGATGGAGGTGATGCAATTAACCTCAGTGTTGCTTAGATTAAGACCTAAACTCTaatttctcaatggtgaaaggctAGCCTACAATAAGGAGTTACttgtaaaacaaaaggaaagcctTTTCATATATGGAACTCACTAGATATGAGGATGAGTGACCCCACCACATCCGAAACTTGGTCCTCAAATCTTTCTGTGCAATAAGAAGCCAAACCCTGAGTCAgggttttcccttttctgttagAAGCAAAGTTGTATAGAAATACTTCAGAATCCGCACAAATTACCTCCAGTAGCTGACTgattctttaattctttcaataCTCAAAATATCTAATCCACATATTACATGCCTTGTTGGAAGTATCTGCTCAAACTTCTTGACTGATGTAAATATGCATGCAGTTTGCTAATAGACTTCATCTAGTGGGTAACAAATGAAATGGACACTCTTAGGGTCTGAGGGAAACAGAATAAAAGacttcagtgtttaaaaaaaaaattttagggcttccctggtggcgcagtgtttgagagtccgcctgccgatgcaggggacccgggttcgtgccccagtctgggaagatgccacatgccacggagctggtgggcccgtgagccatggccgctgggcctgcgcgtccagagcctgtgctctgcaacgggagaggccacaacagtgaggggcccgcgtatcgcaaaaaaaaaaaattatttataaaccGTATCACAGACAAAGGACCTTTCTCTATAATAGATAAAGAGTGCttagaaattaagaagaaaaaggttAATGACTATAtaggaaaatgagcaaaagaaatgaagttttcaGGTAAAGAAATATAAGTGGCtttgaaaatatgaagaaatgctTGAAATAATTCATGATAGAGAAATGCTAACTAAAAACTTCAGCAATGTATCACTTCTCACCCATCAGATTGATAAAAATCTAAAAGATTTTGCTCATGTTCAATTTTACTAGCTGATCcaaatttactttcaaatatgtTGCATGAATATATACTCTCACTAGTAATGTGTGAGAGTTTCTTTTCTCTACAgctcaacaagaaaaagatggaCCACCCGATTAGAAATGAACAAGATGCTTGAAttaacagaaaattagaaaatccaGGAAAATGTTACCTCTgtggaggatggagagggaagAAATTGGATAGGAGTAAAGGCTAATAGGGTAATAGGCTGTAGAGTAAATAGTCTCCTTTTTCACCTGGCACGTGAGTACAGGCTTCCATTGTAATGCTTTAATTCTTTAAAGAATATAGGTATGTTCTACACAATTCTTTTGTTTGTATAACTTACTTTGcagtgagctttttaaaaatttttttttaaaagtaacctGCAGACTCTAACGTTCTGACATTTGTTTAGATCTCCTTAGTGTTTCAGCATTGGTGGGCATGTGGTCCGAGTCCAAAGAGACAAAGGTGAAGATTTAAACAACTGGTTTACTATAAAATAATTAGTTTGCTTCAATCCCTGTCTCACCCAGAACTCAACTGTCATTTCCACACTTCAGGTTCTGTCCCTGACAACACCCAACTCCTGggtattcatttttattactctgAACTATGGTAGCAATGACAAAATACCTTCTCAGACTAGCTTAGGCAGAAAGCCAATTTATTGGGTCATAACTGAACTAGGGGAAGGGTGAGGGAAGAGCTGCTCTCAAGATAAAGGGGAATGAAGGGCTGGCTTGTGCCTTCCGATTCCTCTCTCACCATCATTTCTCTGATTTTCTAAGTGAattagtttcctttttcttgcaCAGTTAACCTACTCCCAGACTGGAACCATAGCTTCTGGAGTTCCCAGGCTCATCTCTACCACCTTTAccaaaaggagggacttcccccttccccttagTGTCTATTCAAATAAAGGACGTCAGTAGacctgagacacacacacacacacacacacacacacgcaccctgCTGGGACTGGGGGTCAGGCTTTCATGATCAGCAGTCCCCATTAGATTCCTAAGTTGACGGTACAAAGAAACAAGAGTTCTTCAGAAGAAACGGCGTGCTGTTCTAAGAAGGAGGAAGCCATGCTGGATGTATGCACTGTAGATGTCCACCTTATagatgatttatattttcttccttttattttatgggtGTTTTCTCTCTTCTGACTGTGATTTCAAGGGCATCATGCCATTCCAGACGTCAGATTCCACCTTCCCTGTTACTTTCTTGGGGCATTTCAGAGACTACCTGTGAAATGGAAAAGTGTAGTGATTGGTCACTAGACGTCCAAGGCAAACATGCCTTTGAGAGTTTTTCTTGGGGTTAggggagaatgaaagaaaagcccAGCTTGATGCTGGGAGGGGTAAACTGTTAGGGTAGGTCTGGGTGGGTCTTGCAGGAACAGGGAGTAACTGGGGAACACCTTGGCTATGAAAACTGAACACCAGACCTACCACTGACTTGTTAAATGACCATGGgtgattcctttctcttctttgggcTCCATATTCTTTCTATTCTAAGTATGAAGAATTTGGCTGTAATGGTGCCCAAGGGCCAGCCAGCCCTGCTTCTTTGTGAGAAAGTGAGGTAGCTATTGGGGCTATCAGAGATGATGCAACAGTAACTGCCATTTCTCCCTGTAAATAATCCTTGGGGAAGGGCCCAAGGTACTTCCCAGGATGGAGGTGGATATTTCCTGGTAGAACTAAGAAAATGCACCCCTTGTCCCTTGTGAAACCACAGACCCACCCTTGGCACCCAGCCAAGCTGGAGCTGCATAAAACTAGGTTTGGCCTCAGCTCTTAGCCATTCACCTTCTTGACAACATGAAGTCCAGAAACGTCTTTATCCTGGTGGTGGTACTTCTTGTCCTTGGGACGCTGGTGGCACAGGCAGCTGTCGCAAGAGGTGAATAGGGAAGTGGCCTGGGTGCGGCTGGGTTGGGTTGAGGAGAGGATGTTGGAGGCAGCCTGGGTACTGACAGGGGGTACTTCCAGAGCAGCAGGCAGGGCTAGAGCCCACTCTTCAGCCTGGACAGTAGGTTTCCAGCGTATCCAGAGAAGTAGGAAGTTGCCTACTAGGCTCTACACGCTTTCCACCCCAGGACTGAGATATCAGGGCTCTTTGTGGAAGGAGTGTTGTTACATGACCTTGGCCTCAAGTGTTGATACTTGGACAGAATGTTCAGTGAAGTGAGGGGTCCCAGGAATCTGGTCCCTTGGTGTGGGGTCTGTCCCCTGCCTGTCTGCCCCGTAGAATCATCTGTCATCGGTCCTCTAAGAGAAGGTTAAGAACAAACAGGGCCTCAAAAATCATGTAGTTTGAAGACCCCTATTTTCCAAAGGAGGACATTGAGATGTAGGGAGGGGTGAGGATTTGTCAAGACAATCACCAGAGCCAGGATGGAGCTCAGGTCTCCTGGTAAGTGTCTCACGGCTCCTTTCCCTTCCATTAAGTTTCCTCAGAGATGCCAAAGTGACACCTCTGAAAGACACTTCAGTCTGGCATATCCTCGTGAGGACCCTAGGACCCAGAATGGAGGGTgaggggaagaaatggacaccCGAGGAACCCCGGTCCCAGCCTTCCAAGAGCACAGACCCCAGCTAGCCCTGGTGACCCTCCCCTATCTCAAGTCACATTTTGAGGGACACTGCAGTGAACAGTGGCTGGACCTGGAGGAAAGACTAGATAGTTAAAGCAGATACACTGTTCTAAATGTGgggatatttcttttttgtcctaAAGGTCAAGGCACTACGAAAGGCAATGTTCTGATCCAAGGACAAGATCCAGTCAAAGGACAAGATCCAGTCAAAAGCCAAGATCCAGTCAAAGGCCAAGATCCAGTCAAAGGTCAAGATCCAGTCAAAGATCAAGAAGGTCCAGTCAGATTACCATTGAACACTAAGCCTGGCTTCTGCCCTAGGACTCTGTTCCAGTGCCCCATGTTAAATCCCCCTAACAAATGTTTCAGAGATGCTCAATGCCTGGGGGCCAAGAAGTGCTGTGTGAGCTATTGCGGGAATGCCTGTGTGAAACCCCGGTGAGGTGAGAACTGGGTGAAGGAAGAGGTGACCTGTGAAGGCACAGAAAGGCTGAGAGGTGGAGAGTGATCCTAGGTTGGTGGGGgagaggacatggggaggtgATGGAGAGACCGAGGGGTCTCGTCCTGAGAGGGATGACAAGTGGACTTGGTCCTGCCTCCCACTGCCTCTGAGTCTTCGACCTGCTGAATCACATctctgattctcttttctcctaccAGGTGGAATCTGTTCTTGCTGCGCCTGTGAAGTCCCCAGGGATGCAGATCCTGGTGCCTGTACACTACCCTCTCCCGCACTGCCCATTCTTCCTTTCATCCGGGTGCCCAAACCTGGGATGCCTCTCTCATGGACTTTCCAATAAAAGACCACTTTCTACTCCATTTGTTTCTGGCTCCTATGACTTCTGGGCCCTTGGAAGCTCTGGGGAGATGGGTGTGGAGTTGGGACTTCCAGTCCCCAGTGGCGAGTGGAGAGGGACCCACGGTAGATGTTACTGATGTGTGAAGGAGAGCGGGGGCAGGAACGAAAGGCCCATTCCTAGGGTTCACTGTAGAAATCCAATAATCAACCCAAGAACTGCAGCCTCTATTTCACCAGGAAATGGAAACCTAGACATTTTGCCTTTGGCCTTGGACCGgggaaataaaacccaaaaccTTCCCAATTGACCCCTACTTCTGACCTGGCTGTGATCAACCCTGTCAGTGTGACTAGCCAACCCTTGTGGCTAAATCTATAgctccctccttttcctttcatgTTTCCCAGGGATATGTCctcccaagaagacatagaaaCACATGCTGGGAAATCCCTGCTCATGAAGCATCTCTCCTATTCATGCCTGAGATGCCTCCAATAACACATAATTCCTTTGGGTGAAGCAATATCCTCTCCCAGCTTTCTATTTTAAGATGTGAATGAGGATGTGAGACACACTGAGTCCCTGATCCTTTCTTGTGATTGCTGAATAATGTCCTCTGGAGATGTACAAGTTGGGGTAGAGCAGACTCGAGGAGTGAAGACAGCAGAAGGGTGTATGTTGGGCAAACTTGGATGACCTCGTGGCTCTGCTGTTGGCTCACCTGCCCCACTGTCCTTGGGCAATGAAGTTCTCAGGGAAGGTCAAAGCCACAGGGGGAGGAGCATTTGGGCTGAAgtgggcagagcacaggcttgagcgtcaggagacctgagttctagccccagcctcctccccaatTGTTGGATGACCTCAGACAAATCTCCGAGCCTCAGTTGTCTACTCATTCTGAGGGGGGTTGAATGAAATTATTCTGGAAATATAATAACGAATGTCAGTTCAGCCCTGACATTATGGCCCTGAAACACctcttctttctgtgtgtgtgttgggctcCTGctagaggggaggtggggagcagaggctTTGTCGGGAGTGAGAGAACAGAGAGCCCGCTGCCCCTTGGTCCCTCCCAGAGGCCTACAAGCCAGGGTTTTCCTCTCATTCTCCAGGGGATGGACTGGACTGCTCATCTTGGAGCACAGGTGAGAGCAGTGGCTAAACTTCTGGCCTGACAAACACGTAATACACCATTGATGGTAAGGACAGTTTCTGTGTTTTACTGTTTTCTCTGTTCCAGATCCTGTACTAAATATGTTATCTgtattgtcttatttatttttcattagaatTCTCTCAGATGGGTAGTACACACATCTTTAATTTTGTTAAGAGTTTGAAGCCATGAAAGCTTCACTTAATCACCCAAAGACACACGGTGAGTATGTGATGATAaatcctatttaaaaattaagctaaatcctatttttatttttaatttttttggcggCACCATGTGGTTTAtaagatcttagctccccaaccagggattgaaccccagcccacggcagtgaaagcgctgagtcctaaccactggactgccagggaattcccataaatcctatttttattataaactagCAATAATCagaaaatggaatggaaaaaaattcccACTTATAATATCAACACAATTAAACCGCTCAACAAATAAACTTAATGAGAGACAGgcagaactttaaaaaagaaatgtaaacaagtGTTCATGTAGCACATAAAAAAGTcttgaataaataattaacatGTTCCCGAATGTGGAGATTCTGTATGGTGAAGATAGCAGTATTTACCCCTTCGATTTTGTctcttttcccccagctttatttatttattattatttaaaataaatttatttatttatttatttagggctgcgttgggtcttccttgctgtgcacagCCTCcctgtagttgtggcgaacgggggctgctcttcgttgcggtgcatgggcttctcattgtggtggcttctcttgttgcagagcatgggctctaggcgtgtgggcttcagtagttgctgtgcgtgggctcagtagtggtggcgtgcggacttcagtagttgtggctcgcagggtctagagcacaggctcagtagttgtggcgcacgggcttagttgctccgtggcatgtgggatcttcctagaccagggcttgaacgcgtgtcccctgcattggcagccggattcttaaccacggcaccacaagggaagcccccctccccccgcctttaatgagataaaaattgacatataacatgaaTGTTTGAGGTGTACAATGTGGTGATTTTATACATGTATACCCTgcaaaatgtttaccacaataagaaTAGTTAAATCCTTCACGTCATgtaattaccattttgtttttgctgttgttatgaTGAAAATATTAAAGCTCTACTTTCATAGCAACTTTCAAGGATAAAATACTTTTGTCCCTGCACACCCTCCCTTGGTGATTTTGGCACCAGATTTACAAAACAATCCAAGCAAGGGGTTAGGGACAAAGAAAAGTCTGTAGGTAGATGTACTtttcccccccaccctttttttttaacatctttattggggtataattgctttacaatggtgtgttagtttctgctttataacaaggtgaatcagttatacatatgtccccatatctcttccctcttgcaactccctcccttccaccctccctatcccaatcctctaggtggtcacaaagcaccaagctgatctccctgtgctatgcagctgcttcccactagctatctgttttacgtttggtagtgtatatatgtccatgccactctctcactttgtcccagtttacccttccccctccccgtatcctcaagtccattctctagcaggtctgcatctttattcctgtcttgcccctaggttcttctgaccattatttttcttttttcttttttttagattccatatatatgtgttagcatatggtatttgtttttctcttgctgacttacttcactctgtatgacagtctctaggtccatccacctcactacaaataactcagtttcgttcctttttatggctgagtaatattccattgtatatatgtgccacatcttctttatccgttcatctgtcgatggacacttaggtggcttccgtgtcctggctattgtaaatagagctgcaatggacattttggtacatgactctttttgaattatggttttctcagggtatatgcccagtaatgggattgctgggtcgtatggtagttctatttttagttttttaaggaacctccatactattctccatagtggctgtatcaatttacattcccaccaacagttcaagacagttcccttttctccacaccctctccagcatttattgtttgtagattttttgataatggtcattctgaccggtgtgagatgacatatcattgtagttttgatttgcatttctctaatgattaatgatgttgaacattctttcatgtgtttgttggcaatctgtatatcttctttggagaaatgtctatttaggtcttctacccatttttggattgggctgtttgtttttttgatattgagctgcatgagttgcttgtatgttttggagattaatcctttgtcagttgcttcatttgcaaatgttttctcccatgctgagggatgtcttttggtcttgtttatggtttcctttgctgtgcaaaagcttttaagtttcataaggtcccatttgtttatttttgtttttatttccatttctctaggaggtgggtcaaaaaggatcttgctgtgatttatgtcatggagtgttctgcctaggttttcctctaagagcttgatggtgtctggcgttacatttaggtcttcaatccattttgagtttatttttgtgtatggtgttagggagtattctaatttcattcttttacatgtagctgtccagttttcccagcaccacttattgaagagactgtcttttctccactgtatattcttgcctcctttatcaaagataaagtgacc
This region of Phocoena phocoena chromosome 15, mPhoPho1.1, whole genome shotgun sequence genomic DNA includes:
- the PI3 gene encoding elafin, encoding MKSRNVFILVVVLLVLGTLVAQAAVARGNVLIQGQDPVKGQDPVKSQDPVKGQDPVKGQDPVKDQEGPVRLPLNTKPGFCPRTLFQCPMLNPPNKCFRDAQCLGAKKCCVSYCGNACVKPR